DNA from Rhipicephalus sanguineus isolate Rsan-2018 chromosome 11, BIME_Rsan_1.4, whole genome shotgun sequence:
agcatcttcgcgcagaaagcgtggtgtttttggtatcgtggaagactactttactatgtgagaaaaatcgttttgctctttagtgtccctttaatggactGGACCAGATAGCCCAAGATGATGTTTAAATGTCCACTGAAGATTTTGTTACTGCTTTAAAAGCTTTCACAGTGTGGCATAGCAAACCTTTCTCCTCATGTTCTTCTGTGAGCGATAGCAAGAACTCGAGGTTtctctcgtcctcgtctttcttCTTGTCCTTCCGTGAGTCATCTGACCGAGGGGACTTGAGGGAGAGATTGAGTAATTCCTCCAAGTCCTCTTCGTCTTTCGGCTTGGGCTTTGACTTGGCCGCTGCTATTATGGCCGCTTGCAGAGAGTTCTTCAATGACTCCCCCATGTCTGGCGTTTTCTTGACTTGTCGCTTTCCCGTACGGAGAAATGCCTCGTACCTTTCGGTGCAGGCGGCTGCTTCGTCCTTGAACTCCTGTATAACACTGGCCTGAAAGGAAACAAAACGTGTGAAACCAGTGTAAGCACGTTCCTTGCTGTACAATGGCTCTTGTAGAAATCAGCAGGCCTAAACAGCATGACAGCTTATTGAATATAATCTTGCACTGCAAAGTACAACTTCACAGGTTCTATTCCAGGCCATGGTGGCCTCATTTTGAAGtgggtgaaatgcaaaaacacctgtGTACTTGGATGTATGAGCACGTTAAATAAAGAACCTCGAGTTGTTGACATCAATCTATATTTTCTCACTATGTTGTGCCATAAAATCATGTGTCAGTCACATGAAACCCCAGAATTCAGTTGCATATGTTGCATGAAACCACAGAATTCTCGAGCAGGAATGAGAATGTTCAAGGCTGATACATGGCCTAAAGCTGTTACTTCTTTCATTAACTTGTTCTAACCATGTAATATTCTTCCAAGAGGTACATATAGAGAAATTCAACCCTTTTCTTCTGCACTGAAAGTGAGGCAAGGGAGACCACAAGTGCTGGATGGAGTTGAAGTACTGACGCAGCGTTTTTGACAGGTTTATCTTTTTTCTTAATAAATGAAGGTCGAAATGGGCCAGATGTTCAAGCAGGAAATTGAGCATTTAGTGCTTACGTCCTCGGTCACAGATAACGAAAATGTGCAGCAGCGTGGTGCATGTAGTGCACAAAACTAGAGTAAGGCCACAAGCACAATTTCCATGCGACTGTGCAGGGTGCAGATAACAAAGAGTGAGAAGTAGCGTGCAGCGAGTGCACACGGTTACTTGCCGGGAAAATGTCCTCGGGAAGGCCAAGCCGCTCAGTGCAGAGGAATCGTTTGCAGTGCATCGACGATCGCGTCGCAGTCGATCGAGAGAAACTCGCTGAGCTCGGCCGGTTCGTCCTGCCAGTCCTGTTGCTCCTTGAAGCGAAAGTGTGCACTCGCTCCAGCTGTGAAACAAGATGACTTTAAGCATTGAAAAAATCGATTGGTGAATTGGTTTCATCAGAAGTCTCGCATGGAATATGCTGCCACAAGGAATACTGTCCTGACAGAAGGGAACTAAAGACTACAATTTTTCTGTTTTGCACGCCGTATGCTCTTGCTTATTTCAATCACAGTGGATGCTTGCTGTAGTGGAACCCTCTTGTTGAATGCATGTAAATTTTATACTGTGCCTTTTTGCTGTTTCTGTAGGCTCATTAATATATGCCTACACATTGATGCTTTTTAACCTTCACTGCCCACACCTGTTACAGGTCCTCGTAAAACGCTATAAACAAGCAAGCatgtgttttatttttattttaaacatACTAGCAATGCCAATCAATTTTGTGATGTGATAAATGTTGTAGAGAGTTATGATAGGCACAAGGGGGATATCTCATTCGCCTATATTATGCTtgtgtgcgcacacacacacatgtgccaACGAAAGATTACCCCCTgcctgtctccccccccccccccccccaagaaaaatcTTACAAAGGCAGGGTTTTAACAGCACAAAGCAATTCGTAAGATAGCAATGCGTGCCAATGGTAACAAAACTTTCTGAATTACTATTCGTTAACTAACTATAAATAATAGCCCCGCCACACCCGACTGTGTACTTTCGAacaaatttgctttttttttttctttttcttcggaaGCCACATGGTCAAGATGTTTTCTAGAGTGTCACCTGACACACACGGAACATCAACGCTCGCTCGACTGAACGATGTCCAACCGCTTTGTCGCAATGGCAGCGCGCACGTATATATACTGTGTGTTTTCAAACCTTCTATCCGCGTGTCATCGTTTTTGCAAGCCCTGCAGCAGAGCAGAAAATAGAATGACCTAGAACTCCAGCAGACAGTTACTCGCCTGACGCGCTCAGCAGGAGGTCAAAGTCCTCGCCTCGCTTCCTGTTGTACTCGGTTTCAACTTCGACCGGCTCGTCGTACCGGCCCCAATTACTGGCGAGCCCCCGCTTCCTAAACTGAGGATCGCACGTGGGTTCTATCTGCAATGAATGGATGACACGCCACATTGAGAACACGTCCTTAAGCAAACCCATCCCTTCGAATTTCACGAGCGACAAACTCGCGATTTTACCGGTGTGGGAGCCGTAGTTCCGACGGGCAAGCTTTTGCTTTCCGTTGCTTTGGACGCGTCTCCACCGCAATCAACAGGTGCAGTTTCCTGCGTAGGCTGCTTCGTTTCGGCATCAAGAGGCTTCCATCTCTGTCgtttagtttcttttcttttctcttttccctTAGGACCCATCGCGATTGCTAGTTTTAACAGCTGTCAACGCGGATCTTTGGCACCGTTGACTCTGCGGTCACGTCGTCAGATAAATTTCACTTGCTCCTAAGCGCGGCCATTTTTGAAATTCGAAACCGAGGCTTTACTAATTCAGTCTGTGTATGTAGAGCTATTTGCACACAAAAAATAAATTTGTACTAAGGTTATAACAATAAATTTTAAAATTTAAGCATCACATTTTGCGAGTAACAGTTGTTTGAGATAAAATGTGGAGTTACAGTATAGTAGGCTCTGAAACGGCGTAATACAGACTGAAGACCGGGCAACAATGATACcaagatggcagcgcccatgAATGCGCGTTGTTTACACGTTGTTTCAAAGTGTGCCGGTGTCGACGCTTAATTTCTTCGCTTCTAGCTCGATCTATCTACCGTTAAAAGTCGCAAACGCGTATATGTTATAGAAGAAATCGCGGAGAAGCATGAGCGAGCCGCCGTTGAAGCGCAAGCGGCATTCTTTCGGCGGAGACCAGCGGCTCTTGCCTCGCGTCCGACAAGTTCTGAGCGAGAACGACGATCTGGATGCGGAGGGCATCGTAGCCAGGCTACAACGACGGCATCCCGAATACAGGCGCAAGAAGAGGAACGCCCTACTGTACTCTGTGACGAACGCGCTGGAAATAATCGTACAGGAGGACCCGCGACCGGCTACGGATACGGTGGGTGAAGAAGACCTCGACGGCAGTAGCGTCACCGACGAAGACGTGGTACCGTATCCCGACCAGAACACGATGAACAAGTCCATCAACGACCTGTACAAGACGCCCGACTCCAAGCCGGAGGTGCCCAAGGACAAGGGTTCCGAGAAAGCGCGCAAGACGCCCAAGAAGTCCAAGTCTAACGACGTGGACTCCGCCATCCAAGAGAACCTCAAGAAGCGCATGGCCAAGGAGAAAGAGATCGCGCTTATCAATCCGACGGCTCGGTTCGCGGACCTGGGAGGGATGGAAGGCCCTCTGGAAGAAGTCTGCAACATGCTGATGCACTTGAAGCACCCGGAGGTCTACAAGAAGTTGGGGGTGGTGCCGCCTCGAGGGTTCTTGTTACACGGACCTCCCGGTTGCGGGAAAACCCTTCTGGCGCACGCCATAGCAGGCGAGTTGGAACTACCCATGATACGAGTCGCGGCGCCCGAGATCGTAGCCGGTGTCTCGGGAGAGTCCGAGGAACGCATACGCGAGCTGTTCGACAGGGCCGTCAACAGCGCCCCGTGCATCTTCTTCATCGACGAGATAGACGCTGTCACGCCCAAACGCGAGACGGCGCAACGCGAGATGGAACGGCGAATCGTCGCCCAGCTCCTCTCCAGTCTCGACGACCTGTCGCAGCGCGAACTGCCCGCAGAGGTTCTCGTCATCGGAGCCACGAACCGACCCGATGCCCTTGACCCCGCCCTCAGGAGAGCCGGGCGGTTCGACCGGGAGATATGCCTCGGAATTCCGGACGAAGCCGCTCGCGAAAGGATCCTCGCCGTCCTGTGCCGAAAGCTGACGCTCGGACCGGAAGTCAAGCTGAGCGTCGTCGCCCACAGGACCCCCGGCTACGTCGGTGCCGACCTGATGGCGCTGACCCGGGAGGCCACCATGTCCGCCATAAACCGAATCTTTCGCGGAATCGAAGAGAGCGTCAAGGCGACCGGGGAAGGGCCGCGGAATCGCCTCGACGTCGCCGTCTCCCTGCTCAAAGAAGTCCCTCCTCTGGACGACGAGCAGCTCAAAAACCTCTGCGTGGACGTCGGGGACTTCGAGAGCGCCCTGAAGCTGGTCCAGCCGTCGGCCAAGCGCGAGGGCTTCGCCACCGTACCGGACGTCACGTGGGACGACGTGGGCGCCCTCACTTCGATCCGGGAAGCGCTTCAGGTCGCCATCTTGGCTCCCGTGCGACATCGGGACAAGTACGAGTCCCTGGGTCTCGTCACGCCGACGGGAATCTTGCTGCACGGACCTCCCGGTTGCGGGAAGACCCTCCTTGCGAAGGCCATCGCCAACGAGTCCGGCATCAACTTCATTTCCGTCAAGGGACCCGAGTTGCTCAACATGTACGTGGGCGAGAGCGAGCGGGCCGTGAGACAGTGTTTCCAGAGGGCTCGCAACTCGGCTCCCTGCGTCATCTTCTTCGACGAACTGGACGCCCTGTGTCCTAGACGTTCGGACTCGGCGGACGGCGGCTCGGCAGTCGAGAGTGGTGAACCAACTCTTGACCGAGATGGATGGCCTGGAACCTAGGAAGCAGGTGTTCGTGTTGGCAGCTACCAACAGGCCTGACATCATCGATCCTGCCATGTTACGTCCGGGTCGCTTGGACGAAGTGCTCTACGTCGGTCTTCCCAGTTCAGAAGAGCGCGTCGAGATTCTGAAAACGCTGACGAGAAACGGAACGAGACCGCTTCTGGAGGAGACCGTGTCTCTGGAGGACATCGGCAAGGACCAGAGGTGCGAGGGATTTTCGGGTGCGGACTTGGCAGCGCTCGTGCGACAGGCGTCGGTGATCGCACTGACCAAGTACCTCAAGGACGGAGCCGAGGGGAGAATCCTGGTTGGCAGTGAACACTTCGACGCGGCTTTCGGAAAGGTGTCGGCTTCGAACAAGGGCCGTCGGACTTTTAAGAAAGTGGAAAAGGTTAATGTGGCGCCTGAGAGTGTTGAATAAGTAACAGAACTTccatattttatttttcatttctttctaacttcttttcttttaattttctCACGTGACCTAAGTCACCACTGCTTCCTTGCTCATTGGTCGATTATGCTGCTGCTTATGGGAAGCTTACCATaatttcctgtttcttttcttcctttgaaTAAATAAAAGTTGTACATATACATGTTGACACTCATGTATTGATGAACTGTCTCTGCAGTGTAGACGGCGTTTTCTTTAAAGAAGTAAAGGCTTTATGTTCTCTCATCATGGGCATACAGCAGTCAACAGCACATTGCATGGTCTCCCATTAAACGTTAAGACGAGAAATAATGATAAGCCTTATTCGAATTTGCCTTGCTATTTGTTGGAGCTTTCTGGGCTTGTAACATGAATTAATTGACTGTACAGGGGATAGATTGAAGGACAGCGTCGTCTTGAgaaacgtatatatatatttaagaaATGCGCGAACGAAACTTTTCTGGCTAGCTTTTGAGGTTCAGAGGAACACAAGTACTTGTAAGTATCAGAAACCATTGAatagggaatgtcgctggagtcaatatttcgacaagtggtcttgtcttcatgTGAACGTCCACTTgctgaaacgttggctccagcgacatccacTGCATAACAATATCTTGTCTcttctttaaaggacccctggcaGCGAAATGTTTTGTTTGAGATTTTCTTACTGTAATTTGTAACTTTGTGAATCTTAATCCCGAAGCTGAATCGTAAATGATTTAACGTATCCTATAATTAATGCCAGCGTCCATAGGCGTGGCCGCCCCCccaaatcacctaagaggggggggcgcaacatctgccccgtacattgacccttagtcacccaagagggggggggggggcgcaaaatctgctcgatgcattgacttagtagagtgggggggtgttgcgacgaacctttgccccccctaatggggaaccctgcgcacgcctatgccagcgTCGTTAATTGCGACCAATTTTGCGTCACTTCGAAATGCCCGCCTAAACCTATAAGAAACTAGCGTCCCACAGCGGGGAAGCGCCTAAGATTACGTCGAatcaagctttggtgtcgttgaaaaAGCGCAGATTTAAAATCGGGACCCCACGCGCGATAAGGAATGGAGCGATGTGAGTGCTTCGGTATGTTAAGCCTGTTAGGCGCGTGTCCGCTCAGGAAAAAGAGAAAAGCATTTCTGGCCTAAGCAGCCAGAATTACCTCCAGAAGTGCTCGACAACACagcgagaggggtgaggaacaatagcccTCGCCGGGGGCCAGTGGTGATATTGTGCGCGCCCCGCAAGTCTTCTGTGAggtcgacaatactcgctttactcgtggaacgtcacaaggggcctcgaTCTACGCcataccagtggcgatgtcgcgaggtgctgccaactcagatgagcactcgtGCTTAATTtgaaaccaaattaaaatatcataAAGCCAACGtccgccactaataatcggtcagaagtgcccacgtatacAGGGCAATCAAACAACATAAGCATCCTGATGTTTcaatttggtgtcaggggtcctttaaaggggtcatgaagcaccccttgggcttgttgaaaaaacacatcctgcggaaagctgacacggctgtgaactgctcagccaaatattgcagtcatgcgcgccgcgtaaaggctacaagcggaacgcgaagttgctgttttctcaggcgcccttttggcaaacagaggccagttctcactctcgtcggtgggcggggcgtctgcccgttgacgtcgcgatctgccgTTCACGTCGCAAAAGaccctcattggccgatagccgacataaatcgagagcggcgttcggatcagatgcgcttcttgccatggggtgccgccacttgccggcgccacactcgcgcacgtgaatcacagcgggagagcgatcacgttttatgacgcgcgctgacgtaacttcgttcccccgtgccatccctccctgtgtagcttccagtgcgctcatcggcacgagaaaagagagaaagcgctgagagcgtgcgccaaaccctcgtaactccgctcgttcttgacggattcgagaaatttttgcggcaatcgattcgggaggcagtaaactccgatacggaggtcattagatcattacttggaaaagtggttcatgacccctttaaggtggcTATAAGTtctcgaaatacaaaaaaaagcgcCCTACCATttaatactgttttttttttgtgacctcATTACAGTGAAGACAAACTCAGTGAGTTCGTCGCCTATGCTAAAGTAGTGCGTTTGTTTACGTACGCTACTATGTTGTGGCCCAAGCTGAGGCTGCATATGTATTAGGCCTTCGGTCATGGTTACTGTTAGATGTGAGGAGGCAACTAACATATGAATAATGAGAGAATTTGTTgctggctagttggttcataatgctaaactgcagagcgcaaattaGCGCTTGTCTCGTACCGACTTTGCGCTCTGCAGCTTAGCATTTGACTGATAGGTTGTAGGTAATCGAGCCGGTGCGCCTAGCACCATAATCCACAGCTCACTACAATACTGTCCGTTCCAtatgttatctttttcttttttttctttgcagttatGCAATCGTGACACAGCGAGTAGATATAGAGCGTCGTCAAGATCCTCcgtaattttgtgtgtgtgttcagtCGATAGAGCGTCTTCCTCTTATCGCTATCCTGAGCTGTCCCTTTCGCTCGAGAGAAAAGGAGATAAGGGGCGCGTGAAGCGAAGCGCCTGTGCCTTGAACGCGCTTATTTCACCGCGGCTGTTGTTGCGGCGGGGGCATGCTGCTTTCCGCTCCTCACGATGTGGTCATCCAGGCTTGTCAACGCTAGCACGGATAGCGTCACTAGGATGGACGACGGCCGAGTGTCACACTCAGGTGTGTATGCGAGCAGTAAGTAATTCGTATTCTTGGTTGTCACAATTTTGTCACACTTGCTGATGAGATGTTACACGCAACAGTTATTTCGATGGAAGCAACGTTATATGCCattacaattatatatatatatatatatatatatataagagagagagagagaaagcacttttATGCGCCTACACCTAAGAAAAGATATAGGCTCCGCGAAAGACAGTCGTGTTCgctggtttccgctcgagccGTAAGTactactttttctcggctaatgtaagtaCTACTCATATTAATGTTCAAAGGTTCTTCGTTACTACcgaaaacattatgtttggctgaaTGGCGATGTCAGTATCTCTGACGAAATTTACTCGGACGTTCGAGCTTCCGACtcaaaaccagcgacacgaacttGTGTCCGTTATGGGAAAAGGAACAATCTGAAATGAAGTGGTTGACGTCTCGAAAAATGAGTGAGCCCCATATGGAgcacttatgcaaattctctgtgggagggacagcggtggctgtgggcggagctgaaatttttttcttatgttgtaaGCGACTGTAGGGAAGTATTTGAGGATGATTGATGGTTGCTATGGCGCGAACTAAGGACTAGGACAGAgacacacgaagacgagcgctcgtcttcgtgtgtcCTATAGTCCCGACTTCGCGCTATAGCAATCATCATGacataccaaccagcccaagccgccaccctccTAAGTATTTTACGCTTATACGTTGATCAAAAAAGGTCATTTATCTGTCAGCTCCACACCCTTTGTCCTTATTTACGGGAGCTCAGAATTATTCgagaatatatatatttttcatcATCATCTCCCAGGTTCTTTGATGCCATCCGACGCAAACTTCAAATATACTCCTGTTCTTTCCTCTCTCTTACTTTTCTAAGGTGTATATGTAAACAACACTATAAACTGCAGGACATGTAAAGCACAATAAACTGCTTTATTGCGCAAGCTGAGTCTTCATTTTCTCTGttgtttcattgcgatagtggtgaCGTATATATATGCTGACTGACTGGAGGAAAGAAAGCATtttgttgttagtcagcgccggggtctcgtgtcctttcttgtcccgtcttcctAGCGCAGTTTTTCCACTCATAAGCACCAGGACCGTAGGtaaggggggttgagggggttctgacactcCTCGAAATtctttcatgctttaacttttcgagTGGCACTAAAATATtctcacgccttcacagcgaccattagttgccaaagttagccgttgtacacacaaacaccccccgaaaaaaattcctgggtacggccctgataaGCACAATAAACCTTTTGTTGGCAAAACAGCGATCGTCATTGTGTCATCTCTTGTATATTCCTTGTAGCGCTGTTTAAAAGTGACATGCTTAGTCTTTACTTCGTTTCAAGTACAGTGTTATATTTAAAAAGAATTGCTGAAAGCCTGTTCATACTTTGCGTTGGAAGCATATGCTGCCCAGGAAATCTTAGCAGTCActgaaggaggagggggaggagggggggcagGAATATTTTAAGGGGCGGGACCCACGACAAGTGAGTTgccttgagggggggggggaggggcagcgaGGCGGGGACCTCATGCTTCTTGTTGACTATATTCGCTCCTGGGAGGAGGCAAAGGAGGGCGGGGGGGCCGGCAAAGATTCagaggggggtggccgcccccctgtCACCGCCCCTGCACTGAAGTTTTTTTATTTCCTCAGCTCTCCCACTTCTTTTATTAATCTACCATCCAGCACCGAGTTCCCGCCACGGACACAGagaccaaataaataaataaataaacaaataaataaataaataaataaataaaaagcaaggTAGATGCACCATATTTTCTTGCAGACGTCGCCAACAATGACGCAGCGAGAGCAGACAGAACGAACATGATCACGGATGTCCTGAAAGAGCGAGTCATGATCATGGACGGCGCCATGGGCACAATGATTCAGCAGTTCAGCCTCGACGAGGCGTCGTACCGGGGATCGGAGTTCGCCCACCACGATAGGCCTCTTCAGGGCGACAATGATCTGCTGAACTTGACCAGACCCGACATCGTTATGGAGATACACAAGGTTGCATGCCCAAATTTTACTCAGATTATCGTGGGTCTGCTGTATCCTCATAGTGTAAGCGGTGTctaaaacatggcggccatgATGTGTTTCTGGCTCCTGCAACTGAACCCGGCGCTCACACTATG
Protein-coding regions in this window:
- the LOC119374496 gene encoding uncharacterized protein LOC119374496, giving the protein MHCKRFLCTERLGLPEDIFPASVIQEFKDEAAACTERYEAFLRTGKRQVKKTPDMGESLKNSLQAAIIAAAKSKPKPKDEEDLEELLNLSLKSPRSDDSRKDKKKDEDERNLEFLLSLTEEHEEKDKVPAAEETATTTVAEPERKVVEEPVKPPPQPQKPTVDLEDWLDSVLQD
- the LOC119374493 gene encoding LOW QUALITY PROTEIN: nuclear valosin-containing protein-like (The sequence of the model RefSeq protein was modified relative to this genomic sequence to represent the inferred CDS: deleted 1 base in 1 codon), with the translated sequence MSEPPLKRKRHSFGGDQRLLPRVRQVLSENDDLDAEGIVARLQRRHPEYRRKKRNALLYSVTNALEIIVQEDPRPATDTVGEEDLDGSSVTDEDVVPYPDQNTMNKSINDLYKTPDSKPEVPKDKGSEKARKTPKKSKSNDVDSAIQENLKKRMAKEKEIALINPTARFADLGGMEGPLEEVCNMLMHLKHPEVYKKLGVVPPRGFLLHGPPGCGKTLLAHAIAGELELPMIRVAAPEIVAGVSGESEERIRELFDRAVNSAPCIFFIDEIDAVTPKRETAQREMERRIVAQLLSSLDDLSQRELPAEVLVIGATNRPDALDPALRRAGRFDREICLGIPDEAARERILAVLCRKLTLGPEVKLSVVAHRTPGYVGADLMALTREATMSAINRIFRGIEESVKATGEGPRNRLDVAVSLLKEVPPLDDEQLKNLCVDVGDFESALKLVQPSAKREGFATVPDVTWDDVGALTSIREALQVAILAPVRHRDKYESLGLVTPTGILLHGPPGCGKTLLAKAIANESGINFISVKGPELLNMYVGESERAVRQCFQRARNSAPCVIFFDELDALCPRRSDSADGGSAVRVVNQLLTEMDGLEPRKQVFVLAATNRPDIIDPAMLRPGRLDEVLYVGLPSSEERVEILKTLTRNGTRPLLEETVSLEDIGKDQRCEGFSGADLAALVRQASVIALTKYLKDGAEGRILVGSEHFDAAFGKVSASNKGRRTFKKVEKVNVAPESVE